From the genome of Segatella hominis, one region includes:
- the dacB gene encoding D-alanyl-D-alanine carboxypeptidase/D-alanyl-D-alanine-endopeptidase: MNKMIKYAMSLLMVMTLCLPNMQAQIVKNQENQDVLVNDANPEQDEEVVEDSEDSAVEDSAMVESIAADTLRLPWTETVKVGLDKLLKSKMFETSQVGIMVWDLEADSCIYRFRERQLMRPASTMKLVTAITALDKLGGSYQFKTTLKYTGTIDNGVLKGDVYCIGGMDPRFNNDDMTAFVTSLKDMGVDSIQGSIYADRSMKDEDLLGEGWCWDDDNPVLSPLVFGRKDIFMERFLAKLKDAGIFYAGSGTSVKRCPASAFTICTRFHTMDQILHKMMKDSDNLYAESMYYQIASSTGNRPASAKSARNVQRQLVRKIGLDPARYKFADGSGLSLYNYVSAELEVKLLRYAYQDENILPHLKQSLPIAGVDGTLKRRMRSGFAHGNVKAKTGTVTGVIGLAGYCKAANGHDLCFSILNNGIMHSNNARSFADKVCELLCQP, from the coding sequence ATGAATAAGATGATAAAATATGCGATGAGTCTTCTGATGGTGATGACGCTCTGTCTCCCCAATATGCAGGCTCAAATTGTAAAAAATCAGGAGAATCAGGACGTTCTGGTAAATGATGCGAATCCTGAGCAGGACGAGGAGGTCGTGGAGGATAGTGAAGATTCTGCTGTGGAAGACTCCGCGATGGTGGAGTCTATTGCTGCTGATACTTTGCGATTGCCTTGGACGGAAACCGTGAAGGTGGGACTTGATAAACTCCTCAAAAGCAAAATGTTTGAAACTTCTCAGGTGGGCATCATGGTTTGGGACCTGGAGGCTGATTCTTGTATCTACCGCTTCCGTGAGCGCCAACTGATGCGTCCTGCCAGCACCATGAAACTCGTGACGGCGATTACGGCACTCGATAAGTTGGGTGGTTCTTACCAGTTTAAAACGACACTGAAATATACGGGCACGATTGATAATGGGGTGCTCAAGGGCGACGTGTATTGCATTGGAGGTATGGACCCTCGTTTCAATAATGATGATATGACCGCCTTTGTCACCAGTCTCAAAGATATGGGCGTGGATAGTATTCAGGGCAGCATCTATGCCGACCGCTCGATGAAGGACGAAGACCTGTTGGGCGAAGGTTGGTGCTGGGATGATGATAATCCCGTGCTATCCCCATTGGTTTTTGGACGCAAGGATATTTTCATGGAAAGATTTCTCGCCAAATTGAAGGACGCTGGTATCTTCTATGCAGGTTCCGGAACTTCCGTGAAGCGCTGTCCTGCAAGTGCTTTCACCATCTGTACCCGTTTCCATACGATGGACCAGATTTTGCACAAGATGATGAAAGACAGTGATAATCTCTATGCCGAAAGCATGTATTATCAGATTGCATCTTCTACTGGCAACCGTCCGGCAAGTGCCAAGAGTGCCAGAAATGTGCAGCGACAACTGGTCAGAAAGATTGGACTTGATCCTGCCCGATATAAGTTTGCGGATGGCTCCGGTCTTTCTCTCTACAACTATGTTTCTGCCGAACTGGAGGTCAAACTCCTTCGCTATGCTTACCAGGACGAGAACATCTTGCCGCATCTCAAACAGTCCTTGCCAATTGCTGGTGTGGATGGTACTTTGAAGAGGAGAATGCGCTCCGGTTTTGCTCATGGCAATGTGAAGGCTAAAACGGGCACGGTGACAGGTGTTATTGGTCTTGCCGGTTACTGCAAGGCGGCAAATGGCCACGATCTTTGCTTCTCGATTCTCAATAATGGTATTATGCATAGCAATAATGCACGCTCTTTTGCAGACAAGGTGTGTGAGTTGCTTTGCCAACCGTAA
- the sprA gene encoding cell surface protein SprA, which translates to MFRIKNIKYAYLLMALLLTSVIGNAIGLPYLQDDRTRNRNQQSDISRQKKQGSQNRQNTQKTRNGAAAKNGITAQPILSDEDSVPDSLLHPRWPVQRTQPITLRDLYQSPLDLQRPDNMKYQVEYNDTLDRYVIGNRLGNTWITAPIMLTPKEYLVWSEMQERNAYYRKQNDEIFKAKGKEKFDFTDMHFDLGPAEKIFGPGGIRVKTQGTAELKFGVKKKNVDNPSLPIRNRKTTMMDFDEKINLNVNGRVGDKVNMNLNYNTDATFDYDAQNMKLKYDGKEDEIIKLVEAGNVSFPSNSSLIRGASSLFGFRTDLQFGKLKLQTVISQKKSSSKSVSSKGGVQLTPFEKNVTDYEENKHFFLSQYFRNHYDGWMQKLPNLTTGITINRVEVWVTNKTGSSENTRNIVALTDLGENEKVSNPMWAVGGTVVPANKANTEYDAMVNQYSAARDANQTSSTLEGAGLVGGNDFEKLENARLLNSSEYTVNTAMGYISLRNQLQTDQVLAVAYEYTYGGVTYQVGEFASDVTDTKQGLFVKSLKNTSNNPQQGNWKLMMKNVYNLASQIEKEKFRLDVKFQSDTTGVYITYIPEKQVKQTPLIKVLGADRLDNNNNAHSNGYYDYVEGYTVSNGSVFIPKVEPFGSYMYEYLKSKGVAAEQAEKYAFTALYDSTKTVAKQIAEKNKYLLVGQFKGSSSNVISLGAYNVPQGSVMVTAGGVTLTEGSDYSVDYNAGEVTILNQSIIDAGTPVNVSLESNTDYGMMRKTMFGLNWEYDFSKNFQLSGTFQHLSEQPLLTKVAMGEEPVKNTLWGININWKKESQWLTNVLDKIPFLHLTQPSQISFTGEFAQLIAGQASGTQDNASYLDDFESTKSSIDVMTPTSWFLSSVPSMFPENKDKTGLTSGFNRSQMAWYTIDPLFNRKGSTLTPGHIKSDLNQLSNHYVRAIYMRELFPLRQQQTYSTETSTVNAMNIAFYPNERGPYNFNVADLQADGTLANPQKHWGGMMRKLDTNDFEQANVEYIEFWMLDPFIYSNQQPDARLYGGDFYINLGEISEDILRDGKKFYESGMPVDGSNSFTYSQWGKIPTQSTVTYAFATTSGSRALQDVGFNGLTDAEEQEFYRSAYLDQIQGKVNQAVFDSIFADPARDDYHYYRGSDWDQMQAPILYRYKFINNPQGNSPDSDSRTESYDTSYKSTPDVEDINQDYTLNEYEKYFQYHVSIRPEDLVVGKNYIVDKREYTPSLPNGTKNETVTWYQFRIPVDQYESRVGNINDFSSIRFMRMFLTNFEKPIVMRFGTLDLVRGTWRTYDQPLSAANGGTLEASAVSIEENAEKTPVNYVLPPGIRRGQDPSQPQLVEENEQALSLVVKNLSTGEAKAVYKNTTLDLRQYKRIQMFTHANALAQNTTDLRDNQLSVFIRLGNDYKNNYYEYEIPLKLTPEGKYSRRSLEDCKAVWPEENMLDIQMSVFTALKKERNKAKAMGMASFSQPFVAYDSNHPNNKMTLVGNPTLGEVKTMMIGVRNNSGDVKSGEVWVNELRLLEHNNKGGWAANANLNVQLSDWGSVNATGRYTSEGFGGLEDKVASRSTDSYGAYSVTTSLEMGKFFPDKAKVSIPLYYSVTKEKTSPKYNPLDTDMELQDALDATGSKAERDSIENIAVTKVVNTNFSISNARVGIATKRHPMPYDPANFSFSYSHSHQHTQGETTVYENEDNWRGSLDYSWTPVYKAWEPFKKLKNKSKWLDILKRFGLNWLPQNVAFNTEMTRNYYELQERDMESTENSQLPLSFSEQFLWNREFSMRWDLTKNLHMNFQSATHAQIEEPYTPINKDLYADQYHAWKDSVWTSIKHWGAPLDYNQTFTASYQLPLNLIPIFDWVNADASYNSTYSWNKGTEDEDGVSYGNTINTNRSLNLNGTFNLVKLYNHVPFLKAANQKFDKEPSRSQIQKKKQEKEKAKQEAQKRKQELAKVRQEAIDAGKDPEEAVKEWTSKNNKKAQEQKKRLPLNKRSFEQEITLLPLLADAKDLKKEKDEAAGEKTEASGDEAETKNAEKSKKSKKDKSKKDDSKKKYVDVKHGKNTKRLIVSAKTEDGKAFHLKYKVLDNNTIRITSKVDSATKLKVNVLPKAPLEEKAWYKTMQAISRVAMMARNVSFSYRNNYQLTLPGFLPTIGDAFGQTKQGIMSPGLDFAFGFVGDSYIEKAREHDWLLLNDSIATPAATSKTEDLQIRMTLEPVKNLKIDLNAMRTMTTQKSIQYMYEGTPTTQSGSFQMTTISIGSAFEGMGDANSGYRSKTFEKFVGSLQDFRNRVEQQYAGMIYPAGSSLGGGKFDASRTPVNQYSADVMVPAFLNAYTSMGGKSLSIFPALSRLLPNWTVKYSGLGKLPWFRDHFKSVNINHSYKSVFAVGSYNSYSTFQEYMNGLGFIEDATTGNPSPSSMFNVSQVSINEAFSPLLGLDLTFNNNMTLKGEYRQTRVMNLSMTSIQLNEAVSKDWVIGMGYRMNNFHLFGMGGKRKAVKSKGKGSADKQKNSSNSNSYGTNHDLNLRLDFSFRKQAAIVRDIASMMSSASSGNNALKLSFSADYTLSKMLTMSFYYDRQTNTPLLSSSSYPTTTQDFGLSIKFSLTR; encoded by the coding sequence ATGTTTAGAATAAAAAATATAAAATACGCATATTTGTTGATGGCATTGCTCTTGACTTCAGTCATTGGCAATGCCATCGGCTTGCCGTACCTTCAAGATGACAGAACGCGCAACAGAAACCAGCAGTCTGACATCTCGCGGCAAAAAAAACAGGGCTCTCAGAATCGACAAAATACACAAAAAACAAGGAATGGAGCGGCTGCGAAGAATGGAATCACAGCACAGCCAATTCTTTCTGATGAGGATTCTGTTCCTGACAGTCTGCTGCACCCCCGTTGGCCTGTGCAGCGCACCCAACCGATTACCCTCCGCGACCTTTACCAAAGTCCGCTCGACCTGCAGCGTCCTGACAACATGAAGTACCAGGTGGAGTATAATGATACGCTCGACCGATATGTGATTGGTAATCGGCTCGGGAATACTTGGATAACTGCGCCTATCATGCTTACCCCGAAGGAGTATCTCGTCTGGAGCGAGATGCAGGAACGTAATGCCTATTACCGTAAGCAGAATGATGAAATCTTCAAGGCTAAGGGTAAGGAGAAATTCGACTTTACGGATATGCACTTTGATTTAGGACCGGCTGAGAAGATTTTCGGTCCGGGTGGTATTCGTGTGAAAACGCAGGGTACGGCCGAATTGAAGTTTGGTGTGAAGAAAAAGAATGTGGATAATCCTTCGCTTCCTATCCGAAACCGCAAGACGACGATGATGGATTTCGATGAGAAAATCAATCTCAATGTCAATGGTCGTGTCGGTGATAAGGTCAATATGAACTTGAACTACAACACGGATGCTACTTTCGATTATGATGCTCAGAATATGAAGCTCAAGTACGATGGCAAGGAAGATGAAATCATCAAACTCGTAGAGGCGGGTAATGTGTCTTTTCCTTCCAACTCGTCACTCATTCGTGGAGCCAGCAGTCTTTTCGGCTTCCGCACCGATTTGCAGTTTGGTAAACTCAAGTTGCAAACCGTCATTTCCCAGAAGAAGTCTTCCTCCAAAAGCGTTTCCTCTAAGGGTGGCGTCCAGCTTACGCCTTTTGAAAAGAACGTGACCGACTATGAGGAGAACAAGCACTTCTTCCTTTCACAATACTTCCGCAACCATTATGATGGATGGATGCAGAAATTGCCTAACCTTACTACCGGTATTACCATCAACCGCGTGGAGGTTTGGGTTACCAATAAGACGGGTTCGTCTGAGAATACGAGAAACATCGTGGCGCTTACCGACTTGGGTGAAAACGAGAAGGTAAGCAATCCGATGTGGGCTGTGGGAGGAACCGTGGTCCCAGCCAACAAGGCGAATACGGAGTATGATGCAATGGTCAACCAGTACAGTGCTGCCCGTGATGCGAATCAGACTTCTTCTACGCTGGAAGGTGCTGGACTTGTCGGTGGTAATGATTTTGAAAAGTTGGAGAATGCGCGTCTTCTGAATTCATCGGAATATACGGTGAATACAGCGATGGGTTATATTTCCTTGCGAAACCAGTTGCAGACCGACCAGGTTCTGGCAGTGGCATACGAATATACGTATGGTGGTGTCACTTACCAGGTGGGTGAGTTTGCCAGCGACGTTACTGACACCAAGCAGGGTCTCTTCGTGAAATCTCTCAAGAATACCAGCAACAATCCGCAGCAGGGCAACTGGAAACTGATGATGAAAAATGTCTATAACTTAGCTTCCCAGATAGAGAAGGAAAAGTTCAGACTCGACGTGAAATTCCAGAGCGATACGACGGGTGTTTATATCACCTATATCCCTGAAAAGCAAGTGAAGCAGACGCCACTCATCAAGGTATTGGGAGCCGACCGTCTTGACAATAATAACAATGCTCATAGCAATGGTTACTACGACTACGTAGAGGGTTATACGGTTTCCAACGGAAGCGTCTTCATTCCTAAAGTAGAACCTTTCGGTAGTTATATGTACGAATATCTGAAGAGTAAGGGCGTGGCTGCTGAACAGGCGGAGAAATATGCCTTTACGGCTCTTTATGACAGTACGAAGACGGTAGCCAAACAGATAGCCGAGAAGAACAAGTACCTGCTGGTGGGTCAGTTCAAGGGTTCTTCTTCCAATGTCATTTCCCTCGGAGCATACAATGTTCCGCAGGGTTCGGTGATGGTGACTGCCGGTGGTGTTACGCTCACCGAAGGTTCTGACTATTCTGTAGATTACAATGCCGGTGAAGTGACGATTCTCAATCAGAGCATCATCGATGCAGGAACACCCGTCAATGTTTCGCTTGAAAGCAATACCGACTATGGTATGATGCGCAAGACGATGTTTGGACTCAACTGGGAATACGACTTCTCGAAGAATTTCCAACTGAGCGGTACGTTCCAGCATTTGAGTGAACAACCGCTCCTCACCAAGGTGGCTATGGGAGAGGAACCGGTGAAGAATACCCTCTGGGGTATCAACATCAACTGGAAGAAGGAAAGTCAGTGGCTGACGAATGTGCTCGACAAGATTCCGTTCCTGCATCTTACTCAACCATCGCAGATTTCCTTTACTGGAGAGTTTGCCCAACTGATTGCCGGACAGGCGAGCGGAACACAGGACAATGCTTCTTATCTGGATGATTTCGAGTCCACTAAGAGCAGTATTGATGTGATGACTCCTACCTCATGGTTCCTCTCCAGTGTTCCTTCCATGTTCCCTGAAAATAAGGACAAGACGGGATTGACGAGTGGATTCAACAGAAGCCAGATGGCATGGTACACGATCGACCCACTTTTCAACAGAAAGGGTAGTACGCTGACTCCGGGACATATCAAGAGCGACCTCAATCAGCTGAGCAATCACTATGTGAGAGCCATCTACATGAGAGAGTTGTTCCCACTTCGTCAGCAACAGACCTATAGTACGGAGACGAGTACAGTGAATGCGATGAACATTGCCTTCTATCCGAATGAGCGCGGTCCGTACAACTTCAATGTGGCTGATCTCCAGGCGGATGGTACCCTTGCCAATCCTCAGAAGCACTGGGGTGGTATGATGCGCAAGTTGGATACGAATGACTTCGAGCAGGCGAATGTGGAATATATCGAATTCTGGATGCTGGACCCATTCATCTATAGCAATCAGCAGCCTGATGCCCGTCTCTATGGCGGTGATTTCTATATCAACTTAGGAGAAATCAGTGAGGATATTCTCCGTGATGGAAAGAAATTCTATGAGAGCGGAATGCCTGTAGATGGCAGCAACAGTTTTACCTACTCTCAGTGGGGTAAGATCCCTACGCAGAGTACGGTTACTTATGCCTTTGCCACAACCAGTGGAAGCCGTGCCTTGCAGGATGTGGGTTTCAACGGACTCACTGATGCGGAGGAACAGGAATTCTATCGCAGCGCCTACCTCGACCAGATACAGGGCAAGGTCAATCAGGCGGTTTTCGACAGTATCTTTGCTGACCCAGCCCGTGATGATTATCACTATTACCGTGGTTCTGACTGGGATCAGATGCAGGCGCCTATCTTGTACCGCTATAAATTCATCAACAATCCGCAGGGTAACTCTCCGGATAGCGACAGCCGTACTGAGAGCTATGATACTTCCTATAAATCTACACCGGATGTGGAAGATATCAACCAGGACTACACCCTCAATGAATATGAGAAGTATTTCCAGTATCATGTCAGCATCCGTCCGGAAGACCTTGTGGTGGGTAAGAACTATATCGTTGACAAACGGGAATATACACCAAGTTTGCCTAATGGAACGAAGAATGAGACGGTCACCTGGTACCAGTTCCGTATCCCGGTAGATCAGTATGAATCGAGGGTGGGCAATATCAATGACTTCTCCAGCATCCGCTTTATGCGTATGTTCCTTACCAATTTTGAGAAACCTATCGTGATGCGTTTCGGAACTCTGGATCTGGTACGTGGCACCTGGCGTACTTACGACCAGCCGCTCAGTGCTGCCAATGGTGGTACGCTGGAAGCAAGTGCGGTGAGCATTGAGGAAAATGCCGAGAAGACTCCGGTCAACTATGTGCTTCCTCCTGGCATCCGTCGTGGGCAGGACCCTTCACAACCTCAGTTGGTGGAGGAGAATGAACAGGCGCTGAGCCTTGTGGTCAAGAATTTAAGTACCGGTGAGGCCAAGGCGGTTTACAAGAATACCACCCTCGACCTGCGTCAGTATAAGCGCATCCAGATGTTTACCCATGCCAATGCACTCGCTCAGAACACCACCGACCTGAGAGATAACCAACTCTCTGTGTTCATCCGTCTGGGTAATGACTATAAGAACAACTATTATGAATATGAGATTCCGCTGAAGTTGACTCCGGAAGGTAAGTACAGTCGCCGTTCATTGGAAGACTGCAAGGCTGTATGGCCTGAGGAAAATATGCTCGATATCCAGATGAGTGTGTTCACCGCCCTGAAGAAGGAACGCAACAAGGCCAAGGCAATGGGCATGGCTTCGTTCTCGCAGCCTTTCGTGGCTTATGACAGCAATCATCCGAACAACAAGATGACCTTGGTGGGAAATCCTACCTTGGGTGAGGTGAAAACCATGATGATTGGTGTTCGCAACAACTCTGGCGATGTGAAGAGCGGTGAAGTCTGGGTCAATGAACTCCGACTTCTGGAACATAACAACAAGGGTGGATGGGCTGCGAATGCCAATCTGAATGTTCAGTTGTCTGACTGGGGTAGTGTCAATGCTACTGGTCGTTATACCAGCGAGGGATTCGGTGGACTGGAAGACAAGGTGGCAAGTCGCAGTACCGACAGTTATGGGGCATACAGCGTGACTACGAGCTTGGAAATGGGTAAGTTCTTCCCTGACAAGGCGAAGGTGAGCATACCTTTATATTATAGTGTGACCAAGGAGAAGACTTCTCCGAAGTACAATCCGCTGGATACGGATATGGAACTCCAGGATGCACTGGATGCTACAGGCTCTAAGGCGGAACGGGATTCTATCGAGAATATTGCTGTGACGAAGGTGGTGAATACCAACTTCTCCATCTCCAATGCCCGTGTCGGAATTGCTACCAAGCGCCATCCGATGCCTTACGACCCTGCCAACTTCTCGTTCTCCTACAGTCATTCCCACCAGCATACGCAGGGCGAGACGACGGTCTATGAGAATGAAGACAACTGGCGCGGTTCGCTCGACTATTCCTGGACTCCGGTCTATAAGGCATGGGAACCTTTCAAGAAGTTGAAGAACAAGAGCAAGTGGTTGGATATCCTGAAGCGCTTCGGACTGAACTGGCTGCCGCAGAATGTGGCATTCAATACGGAGATGACCCGCAACTATTATGAGTTGCAGGAACGCGATATGGAATCGACGGAGAATTCACAGTTGCCTCTGTCGTTCAGCGAACAGTTCCTCTGGAACCGTGAGTTCTCTATGCGCTGGGACTTGACCAAGAATCTGCACATGAACTTCCAGAGTGCCACCCATGCACAGATAGAAGAACCTTATACCCCAATCAATAAGGATCTCTATGCTGACCAGTACCATGCCTGGAAAGATTCTGTTTGGACCAGCATCAAGCACTGGGGAGCACCATTGGATTATAATCAGACCTTTACGGCTTCCTATCAGTTGCCGCTCAATCTGATTCCAATCTTCGACTGGGTTAATGCTGATGCTTCCTACAATTCCACCTATTCCTGGAACAAGGGTACGGAGGATGAGGACGGTGTTTCGTATGGAAATACCATCAACACCAATCGTAGTTTAAACCTCAATGGTACGTTCAATCTGGTGAAACTCTACAATCATGTACCGTTCCTCAAGGCTGCCAACCAGAAATTTGACAAGGAACCTTCCCGCTCGCAGATTCAGAAAAAGAAGCAGGAGAAGGAAAAGGCTAAACAGGAGGCGCAGAAGCGCAAACAGGAATTGGCTAAGGTTCGCCAGGAGGCAATTGATGCTGGTAAGGATCCTGAGGAGGCTGTGAAGGAGTGGACAAGCAAAAACAACAAGAAAGCTCAGGAGCAGAAGAAGCGATTGCCGCTCAACAAGAGATCCTTCGAACAGGAAATCACCCTCCTGCCTTTATTAGCTGATGCTAAAGACTTGAAAAAAGAGAAGGATGAGGCTGCCGGGGAAAAGACTGAGGCTTCTGGAGATGAGGCTGAAACAAAGAATGCTGAAAAGTCTAAGAAGTCTAAAAAGGATAAGTCCAAGAAGGATGATTCGAAGAAAAAATATGTGGACGTAAAGCACGGTAAGAATACGAAGCGTCTGATTGTTTCGGCTAAGACTGAGGATGGAAAGGCCTTCCACTTGAAATATAAGGTGTTGGATAATAACACAATCCGCATTACCTCTAAGGTGGATTCTGCTACGAAGTTGAAGGTGAATGTGCTTCCGAAGGCTCCGCTGGAGGAGAAGGCTTGGTACAAGACCATGCAGGCTATTTCCCGTGTGGCAATGATGGCAAGAAATGTGAGCTTCAGTTATCGCAACAACTACCAGCTCACGTTGCCAGGCTTCCTGCCTACGATCGGTGATGCTTTCGGACAAACCAAACAGGGCATCATGTCACCGGGTCTGGATTTCGCCTTCGGTTTCGTTGGCGATAGTTACATCGAGAAGGCAAGAGAGCACGACTGGTTGTTGCTCAACGATTCCATCGCTACTCCTGCTGCTACGAGCAAAACGGAAGATCTCCAGATTCGTATGACGCTGGAACCTGTGAAGAACTTGAAGATTGACCTGAATGCCATGCGTACCATGACCACGCAGAAGAGCATACAGTATATGTATGAGGGAACTCCTACTACCCAGAGCGGAAGCTTCCAAATGACTACCATCTCTATTGGTTCTGCTTTCGAGGGAATGGGAGATGCTAACAGTGGTTACCGCAGCAAGACCTTCGAAAAGTTCGTGGGCTCTCTGCAGGACTTCCGCAATCGGGTGGAACAGCAATATGCTGGAATGATTTATCCTGCTGGTTCCAGTCTCGGTGGTGGCAAGTTTGATGCTTCCCGTACACCTGTCAACCAGTATAGTGCTGATGTGATGGTGCCTGCCTTCCTCAATGCTTATACCAGCATGGGTGGCAAGTCGCTCTCCATCTTCCCGGCTTTGAGCCGATTGCTGCCTAACTGGACTGTTAAGTATAGTGGATTAGGTAAGTTGCCTTGGTTCCGCGACCACTTCAAGAGTGTGAACATCAATCATTCCTATAAGAGTGTGTTCGCCGTTGGAAGCTACAACAGTTACAGCACTTTCCAGGAGTATATGAATGGTTTGGGCTTCATCGAGGATGCCACTACCGGCAATCCTTCACCAAGCAGCATGTTCAATGTTTCGCAGGTGAGCATCAATGAGGCTTTCTCGCCATTGCTGGGACTTGATCTGACGTTCAATAATAATATGACGCTGAAGGGTGAATATCGCCAGACGCGCGTGATGAACCTCAGTATGACAAGTATTCAGCTCAATGAGGCTGTGAGCAAGGACTGGGTGATAGGAATGGGCTATCGCATGAACAACTTCCATCTCTTCGGAATGGGAGGTAAGCGTAAGGCTGTCAAGAGTAAGGGTAAAGGTTCGGCTGACAAGCAGAAGAATTCTTCCAATAGCAATTCTTATGGCACCAACCATGACCTGAACCTGCGCTTGGACTTCAGTTTCCGCAAGCAGGCTGCCATCGTAAGAGACATTGCCTCCATGATGAGCAGTGCCAGCAGCGGCAATAATGCATTGAAGTTGAGTTTCTCTGCCGACTATACCTTGAGTAAGATGCTCACCATGAGTTTCTACTACGATCGTCAGACGAATACGCCTCTGCTTTCAAGCAGCAGTTATCCGACGACGACACAAGACTTCGGTCTGAGCATCAAGTTCTCCTTGACGAGATAG
- the nadB gene encoding L-aspartate oxidase — protein sequence MVYKYDFLIIGAGVAGMSYALKVARAKKGKVCMICKTSLDEANTSFAQGGVASVTNLEVDNFDKHIQDTMIAGDYISDYKAVKQVVTKAPEQIKELVEWGVNFDKQQDGKFDLHREGGHSEFRILHHADDTGAEIQRGLMEAVRNNPDIDIKENHFAVEIITQHHLGARVTRRTPYINCYGAYVLNPDTQKVDTYLSKVTVMCTGGCGAVYQTTTNPIIATGDGEAMVYRAKGTVADMEFVQFHPTALYHPGETHPAFLITEAMRGYGGILRLPNGESFMEKYDERLSLAPRDIVARAIDKEMKIHGLDHVCLDVTHKNPEETKHHFPNIYAKCLSIGIDITKDYIPVRPAAHYMCGGIKVDLNGCSSINRLYALGECSCTGLHGGNRLASNSLIEAVVYADTAAKHSIEHVDEYDFNDKVPEWNDEGTMTNEEKVLITQSIKEVGECMSNYVGIVRSDLRLKRAWDRLDLLYEETENLFKRVKVSKDLCELRNMINVGYLITRMAIERKESRGLHYTIDYPVHAYDKK from the coding sequence ATGGTTTATAAGTATGATTTTCTGATTATCGGTGCAGGAGTTGCCGGTATGAGTTACGCCCTGAAAGTAGCCAGAGCGAAAAAAGGTAAAGTGTGCATGATCTGCAAGACCTCTCTCGACGAGGCCAACACTTCATTTGCACAAGGTGGTGTCGCATCAGTTACCAACCTGGAGGTGGATAACTTCGACAAGCACATCCAGGATACAATGATTGCTGGTGACTACATCAGTGACTACAAAGCAGTAAAACAGGTTGTTACCAAGGCACCAGAGCAGATCAAGGAACTGGTGGAATGGGGAGTCAACTTCGACAAGCAGCAGGACGGCAAGTTCGACCTTCACCGTGAGGGCGGACACAGCGAGTTCCGCATCCTCCATCACGCCGACGATACCGGTGCTGAAATCCAGAGAGGACTGATGGAAGCTGTACGCAACAATCCTGACATCGACATCAAGGAGAACCACTTCGCGGTGGAGATTATTACCCAGCACCACTTGGGTGCACGCGTTACCCGTCGCACTCCTTACATCAACTGCTACGGAGCCTACGTCCTCAATCCAGATACACAGAAAGTAGATACTTATCTCAGCAAGGTGACCGTGATGTGTACAGGTGGTTGCGGTGCGGTCTATCAGACCACTACCAACCCGATTATTGCCACAGGCGATGGTGAGGCGATGGTCTATCGTGCCAAGGGAACAGTAGCCGACATGGAGTTTGTACAGTTCCACCCTACTGCCCTCTATCATCCGGGCGAAACTCATCCTGCGTTCCTCATCACAGAGGCCATGCGTGGCTACGGCGGTATTCTCCGTTTGCCTAACGGCGAGAGTTTCATGGAGAAATATGATGAGCGCCTGAGCCTTGCCCCTCGTGACATCGTGGCTCGTGCCATCGATAAGGAAATGAAGATTCACGGTCTTGACCATGTTTGTCTCGATGTGACCCATAAGAATCCGGAGGAGACCAAGCATCACTTCCCTAACATCTATGCAAAGTGTCTCAGCATCGGCATTGATATTACGAAGGATTATATTCCTGTTCGTCCTGCAGCCCACTACATGTGTGGCGGTATCAAAGTAGATCTGAACGGTTGTTCCAGCATCAACCGCCTCTATGCTTTAGGCGAATGCTCCTGCACAGGTCTTCATGGCGGCAACCGACTGGCGAGCAACTCACTCATCGAGGCCGTCGTTTATGCAGATACAGCAGCCAAGCACAGTATTGAGCATGTGGATGAATACGACTTCAACGACAAGGTGCCTGAATGGAATGATGAGGGTACCATGACCAATGAGGAGAAGGTGCTCATCACCCAGAGTATCAAGGAAGTGGGCGAATGCATGAGCAACTATGTGGGAATCGTGAGAAGTGACCTGCGCCTGAAGCGTGCCTGGGATCGTCTCGACCTGTTGTATGAAGAGACTGAAAACCTCTTCAAGCGTGTGAAAGTAAGCAAGGATCTCTGCGAGTTGCGCAACATGATCAATGTAGGTTACCTCATCACCCGTATGGCCATCGAGCGCAAGGAAAGTCGCGGTCTTCACTATACCATCGACTATCCGGTTCATGCCTACGACAAGAAATAA
- a CDS encoding PH domain-containing protein, which yields MTDRTFHKRFSVPAKCGVAVFALLTGYFFWVKVAIIGILLAIVIVGMIERILNTTYTFRRVQPIDRDEEMDFIVINEGRFSRNQTIPVCDIVSVEPMKTCWGLDHALVIQVGANKLVSLQPDNEESFIREIEKRIKNEK from the coding sequence ATGACAGACAGAACTTTTCATAAGCGTTTTTCGGTTCCTGCCAAATGTGGCGTGGCGGTATTTGCGCTCCTCACCGGTTATTTCTTCTGGGTGAAGGTGGCTATCATCGGCATCCTGCTCGCCATCGTCATTGTGGGCATGATCGAGCGCATTCTGAATACAACTTATACTTTCCGAAGGGTGCAACCTATCGACCGGGATGAGGAAATGGATTTCATCGTCATCAATGAGGGGCGATTCTCCCGAAACCAGACCATTCCAGTGTGCGATATTGTCAGCGTGGAACCAATGAAGACGTGTTGGGGACTCGACCATGCTCTCGTCATTCAGGTGGGAGCTAACAAACTGGTCAGCCTGCAGCCTGATAATGAGGAAAGTTTTATCCGGGAAATCGAGAAAAGAATAAAAAATGAAAAATGA